In a single window of the Methanolobus psychrophilus R15 genome:
- the hemD gene encoding uroporphyrinogen-III synthase — MADNTKKPVITIMRPERYIKESVEMARSMGFDTFTVPMVEITDMKDEFFDGFVERVLDGRADYVIFTSANGIDFTISKIPPESRKGFIDALNRTKVIAIGPTTRKALEKTGVNVMGMPGVYSSEGIVDYLRDDVTGRVVDTARSFYGSEHLVEGLRSCGAVVNQTQVYTLEKPAGNEQDKLIDATIKGEIAAFAFTSSMMVHNFFEHSRSRASEEQVVNALNNVIVAAIGGPTAQTLSGYGVKVSVIPEKFVFEEVLKSIKDHLP; from the coding sequence ATGGCTGATAATACTAAAAAGCCGGTAATTACCATCATGCGGCCTGAGAGGTACATCAAGGAATCCGTGGAGATGGCCAGGTCCATGGGTTTTGACACGTTCACAGTACCCATGGTAGAGATAACCGATATGAAAGACGAGTTCTTTGATGGTTTTGTGGAAAGGGTACTTGACGGCAGGGCTGATTATGTAATTTTCACAAGTGCTAATGGGATAGATTTCACCATAAGCAAGATACCACCTGAGTCCAGGAAGGGCTTTATAGATGCTCTCAACAGGACAAAGGTCATTGCCATCGGTCCTACCACCCGCAAGGCACTTGAGAAGACAGGTGTCAATGTTATGGGGATGCCGGGAGTTTATAGTTCAGAAGGTATTGTTGATTACCTTCGTGACGATGTGACCGGTCGGGTAGTTGATACTGCCAGGAGCTTTTACGGCTCGGAGCATCTTGTTGAAGGCCTGCGTAGCTGCGGGGCCGTTGTCAACCAAACACAAGTCTATACTCTGGAAAAGCCGGCGGGGAACGAGCAGGATAAGCTTATTGATGCCACTATCAAAGGTGAGATCGCAGCTTTTGCCTTCACAAGTTCCATGATGGTACATAATTTCTTTGAACATTCACGTTCAAGAGCTTCCGAGGAGCAGGTGGTCAACGCATTGAACAATGTCATTGTTGCAGCAATAGGCGGTCCCACAGCACAGACCCTCAGTGGGTATGGGGTAAAGGTGTCTGTCATTCCTGAAAAATTCGTTTTCGAGGAAGTACTCAAGTCGATCAAGGACCACCTCCCATAA
- a CDS encoding DEAD/DEAH box helicase domain-containing protein, producing MEIRSLDLPTEVRDFYLSSGIEKLYPPQAEAIKKGLLEGRNILAAIPTASGKTLLAELAMLTSISRGGKALYIVPLRALASEKFDRFREFSSIALKEGGIKVGISTGDFESRDEWLGSNDIIVATSEKTDSLLRNGTSWMEDITTIVVDEVHLLDSANRGPTLEVTLTKLMKLNPGCQIIALSATVGNAYEVANWLKAELVLSEWRPTDLMEGVFYGGNINFRGSQKLVPDASGDDAINLVIDTLESGGQCLVFESSRKNSVGFARRAGTKVSGLLDRKTRDALDEIVEQVIETGESEASKVLAQCIRNGTAFHHAGLNSAHRKLVEDGFRANLIKMVASTPTLAAGLNLPARRVIVRSYKRYDPNFGMQPIPVLDYKQMAGRAGRPRLDPYGEAVLIAKSYNEMELLFENYIEASAEDIWSKLGTENALRTHILSTIVNGFATTRDGLMEFIEATFFAHQNDTWGIVSVVDECLEFLKDHKMLEGETHLAATPMGKLVSMLYIDPLSAAIILEGLGKAANVTDLTLLHLICKTPDMRQLYLRAGDYESMNEFVLSNMEEFCEVPAPSKATDYEWFLGEVKTALLILDWINERSMDDISKVFNVGDGDIHAFADLAEWLMHSASRLARVTGHSSADMAVTIEKRIHYGARQELMELVGIRGIGRVRARKLYDSGLHSIEDLRSADPVVLGGLLGPKTTEKLLQEIGSRPGIRPGSGTTANLNSRTMDSMLGNEQSTFSDFDK from the coding sequence ATGGAAATAAGATCCCTTGATCTCCCGACAGAGGTGCGGGATTTTTACCTCAGTTCGGGAATAGAGAAACTCTATCCTCCGCAGGCAGAAGCAATCAAAAAAGGACTGCTTGAAGGCAGGAACATCCTTGCAGCGATTCCTACTGCATCGGGAAAGACGCTGCTGGCCGAGCTTGCCATGCTCACATCCATAAGCAGGGGAGGCAAGGCTCTGTACATAGTTCCCCTGAGGGCCCTGGCAAGTGAGAAGTTCGATCGCTTCAGGGAATTCTCCTCGATCGCTCTGAAGGAAGGGGGCATAAAGGTAGGCATCTCCACAGGGGATTTCGAATCAAGGGATGAGTGGCTGGGCTCCAATGACATCATTGTAGCAACTTCAGAGAAGACCGACTCCCTGCTGCGCAATGGCACCTCTTGGATGGAGGACATTACCACGATAGTAGTGGATGAGGTGCATCTGCTTGATTCCGCCAACCGCGGCCCCACGCTGGAGGTTACCCTGACCAAGCTTATGAAGCTCAACCCGGGCTGCCAGATAATTGCACTATCTGCAACAGTGGGCAATGCCTACGAGGTCGCTAACTGGCTGAAGGCCGAACTTGTGCTCAGTGAGTGGAGGCCGACAGACCTGATGGAAGGTGTTTTCTATGGTGGCAACATCAATTTCAGGGGCTCGCAAAAACTGGTACCTGATGCTTCAGGGGACGATGCCATCAACTTGGTCATCGACACTCTTGAGAGCGGAGGGCAATGCCTGGTCTTTGAGAGCAGTCGCAAGAACAGCGTCGGTTTTGCACGCAGGGCGGGTACGAAAGTATCTGGACTGCTTGACAGGAAGACGCGCGACGCACTGGATGAGATTGTCGAGCAGGTCATCGAAACCGGGGAATCGGAAGCTTCAAAGGTGCTGGCCCAGTGCATAAGGAATGGCACTGCCTTCCATCATGCAGGTCTCAATTCCGCGCACCGCAAGCTTGTGGAAGATGGTTTTCGTGCGAACCTGATCAAAATGGTTGCCAGCACTCCCACACTTGCCGCAGGGCTGAATCTTCCCGCAAGGCGAGTGATAGTCAGGAGCTACAAGCGCTACGACCCGAATTTCGGCATGCAGCCCATTCCGGTCCTTGACTACAAGCAGATGGCAGGTCGCGCAGGCCGTCCCCGGCTTGATCCATATGGTGAGGCTGTGCTTATTGCCAAATCCTATAATGAGATGGAACTGCTCTTTGAGAACTATATTGAGGCAAGTGCAGAGGATATATGGTCCAAGCTCGGTACGGAGAATGCACTGAGGACACATATCCTGTCCACCATCGTCAATGGCTTTGCGACCACTCGTGATGGTCTGATGGAGTTCATCGAAGCCACATTCTTTGCCCATCAGAACGATACGTGGGGCATTGTCTCGGTTGTGGACGAGTGTCTGGAATTTCTTAAGGACCATAAAATGCTGGAAGGTGAAACTCACCTGGCAGCAACGCCTATGGGGAAACTTGTATCAATGCTCTATATCGACCCCCTGTCGGCTGCCATCATTCTGGAAGGGCTCGGCAAGGCTGCGAATGTGACCGACCTGACCCTGTTGCACCTGATATGCAAGACTCCCGATATGCGTCAGCTTTACCTGAGAGCTGGTGATTATGAGTCCATGAACGAATTCGTGCTCTCCAATATGGAGGAATTCTGTGAGGTCCCGGCCCCTTCTAAGGCCACAGATTATGAATGGTTCTTGGGGGAAGTGAAGACTGCACTTCTGATACTGGACTGGATCAATGAGCGGTCCATGGATGACATAAGCAAGGTATTCAATGTAGGTGATGGTGACATCCATGCATTTGCGGACCTTGCGGAGTGGCTCATGCACTCTGCGTCAAGACTGGCAAGGGTGACAGGCCACAGTAGCGCAGATATGGCGGTTACCATCGAAAAGAGGATACACTACGGCGCGCGCCAGGAGCTTATGGAGCTTGTGGGCATACGCGGCATAGGACGTGTACGTGCGCGCAAGCTCTACGACAGCGGTCTTCACAGTATTGAAGATCTAAGGAGCGCCGATCCAGTTGTTCTTGGTGGCCTGCTGGGTCCAAAGACCACAGAGAAGCTGCTTCAGGAGATTGGCTCCAGGCCAGGCATCCGCCCCGGAAGCGGTACTACGGCGAATCTGAATTCGCGGACAATGGATTCGATGCTCGGGAATGAGCAGAGTACTTTCAGTGATTTTGATAAATAG
- a CDS encoding putative superoxide reductase: MNFGDILKGREAEGKEKHVPEIEIIRGHGKDKNDFVKVTVGKEVPHPNTAEHHIEWVELYGITKEGHTIDFGRMSFEPVYADPVATFHVKGIDNFKAFCALEYCNIHGVWQNCIEV; this comes from the coding sequence ATGAATTTCGGAGATATACTTAAAGGAAGAGAAGCGGAAGGAAAAGAAAAGCACGTGCCTGAGATAGAGATAATCAGAGGGCATGGAAAAGACAAAAATGATTTTGTGAAGGTCACCGTGGGAAAAGAAGTTCCGCATCCCAATACAGCCGAGCATCACATTGAATGGGTCGAGCTTTACGGCATCACAAAAGAAGGCCACACCATCGACTTTGGCCGCATGAGCTTCGAGCCGGTCTATGCTGATCCGGTTGCCACATTCCATGTAAAGGGAATTGATAACTTCAAAGCTTTCTGCGCACTTGAATACTGCAACATACACGGAGTATGGCAGAACTGCATCGAAGTATGA
- a CDS encoding glucoamylase related glycosyl hydrolase, which yields MNLIEAERLYENSVRTLKKNQHENGGFYASPPGTRYPFIYPRDHSICIYGAVEAGLMNEARRGLEFILSSQKPLGEFSQRYDVDGNDASYKELQIDGNGLVLFVLGKYFKATGGSFYEEMADKAFIAKYWETIEKAVQFILMNKNEEVNLIHTINSIHEYPAYEHGFEIYANCACCAGIYAAVDMGKALDKDVSGWEEQADIIKKAILTRLYSPRRRSFTKCIRVKDRNSKPIGYDPFASLVHDIDAVEYAPAYFELISDYDIKILSTARRIHQELWDKEIGGLNRYPEYWGRNNGGYGPWCHFTCQLANHHTETNNQDMAELYLDWVVDMAHEYTLPEHISTIERFELWLEDYTNGKILRDSKVKLIEDIRAHPKWKDGLAYVTIPLIWPHAEFIISYNKYRDKFHPA from the coding sequence TTGAACCTGATAGAAGCAGAAAGACTGTATGAGAACAGTGTCCGAACACTCAAGAAGAACCAGCATGAGAACGGAGGGTTCTATGCCAGTCCACCCGGCACACGGTACCCTTTCATCTATCCCAGGGACCACTCCATATGCATTTATGGCGCTGTGGAGGCCGGGCTCATGAACGAAGCCAGAAGAGGTTTGGAATTCATACTCAGTTCACAGAAACCTCTGGGTGAATTCTCGCAGAGATACGATGTCGATGGTAACGATGCGAGTTACAAGGAGTTGCAGATAGACGGCAACGGGCTTGTGCTCTTTGTGCTCGGGAAATATTTTAAAGCTACAGGTGGCTCTTTTTATGAGGAGATGGCCGACAAGGCATTCATAGCCAAATACTGGGAAACGATTGAGAAGGCAGTTCAGTTCATACTGATGAACAAGAACGAAGAAGTGAACCTGATCCACACGATCAACAGCATCCATGAGTATCCTGCTTATGAGCACGGCTTTGAGATCTACGCTAACTGCGCCTGCTGCGCTGGCATATATGCTGCCGTGGATATGGGAAAAGCACTCGATAAAGATGTGTCCGGGTGGGAGGAGCAGGCTGACATAATCAAAAAGGCAATCCTCACAAGACTTTATAGTCCCAGGAGGAGATCTTTTACCAAATGTATCCGTGTGAAGGACAGGAACAGCAAGCCTATTGGGTATGATCCATTTGCGTCTCTCGTCCACGACATCGATGCTGTGGAGTATGCTCCTGCCTATTTTGAACTAATAAGCGATTATGACATCAAGATACTGTCCACAGCCAGGAGGATACACCAGGAACTGTGGGATAAGGAGATTGGCGGGCTCAACAGGTATCCTGAGTACTGGGGACGCAACAACGGTGGCTACGGACCCTGGTGTCATTTCACATGCCAGCTTGCCAACCATCATACAGAAACAAACAACCAGGATATGGCGGAACTTTATCTGGACTGGGTGGTTGATATGGCGCATGAATACACACTCCCGGAACATATCTCCACGATAGAGAGGTTTGAGCTCTGGCTTGAAGATTACACTAACGGCAAGATCCTCAGGGATAGTAAGGTGAAACTTATCGAGGATATAAGGGCGCATCCAAAATGGAAGGACGGGCTTGCGTATGTCACCATACCGCTCATCTGGCCGCACGCGGAATTCATTATATCCTATAACAAATACAGGGATAAGTTCCACCCGGCCTGA
- a CDS encoding metallo cofactor biosynthesis protein, producing MIGISKLYCRTVEPSDALRYGRDSKRLPSHLLQFSKDKKPVVVWNVTQRCNLCCVHCYAHSKDINYDNELTTQQGKELIDDLAEFGTPVILFSGGEPLMRKDLPELAAYATSRGIRAVISTNGTLITEKMAKTLKDIGLSYVGISLDGMRETNDRFRGMDGAFDKALQAVRNCQKENIKVGLRFTINKHNVQDIPAILDLLEEENIPRICFYHLVYSGRGSGMRDEDLSLEETRQTVDLLMDRTKELHDKGKMVEVLTVDNHCDGPYIYLRLLKDDPERAAEVLELLQMNRGNSTGIGFGCVSWDGSVHPDQFWRHYSFGNVKERRFSEIWKDTSDALMAGLKERKPLIKANADRCAKCKWFDVCNGNFRVRAEAVFNNVWADDPACYLTEEEIGYSNDV from the coding sequence ATGATAGGTATTTCAAAATTGTATTGCAGGACCGTAGAGCCTTCTGATGCGCTGCGTTACGGACGCGACTCGAAGAGACTTCCCTCGCATCTGCTCCAGTTCTCAAAGGACAAGAAACCGGTAGTTGTCTGGAATGTCACCCAGCGCTGTAACCTTTGTTGTGTTCATTGCTATGCTCATTCAAAGGATATCAATTACGACAATGAGCTCACCACTCAACAGGGAAAGGAACTCATAGATGACCTCGCAGAGTTCGGTACTCCTGTCATACTGTTCTCCGGAGGAGAGCCTCTGATGAGAAAGGACCTGCCGGAGCTGGCGGCATATGCAACCTCCAGGGGCATCCGCGCTGTCATATCCACCAACGGCACCCTTATCACAGAGAAAATGGCAAAGACACTCAAAGATATAGGCCTTTCCTATGTGGGAATTTCCCTTGACGGGATGAGAGAGACCAATGACCGTTTCAGGGGTATGGATGGGGCTTTTGACAAAGCTTTGCAGGCTGTGCGCAATTGCCAGAAAGAAAATATAAAGGTGGGTTTGCGTTTTACCATCAACAAGCATAATGTACAGGATATACCTGCCATCCTCGATCTGCTGGAAGAAGAGAACATTCCTCGTATCTGTTTCTATCATCTAGTGTACTCCGGACGCGGCTCCGGGATGAGGGATGAGGACCTGTCACTTGAAGAGACTCGCCAGACAGTGGATTTGCTGATGGACAGGACAAAGGAGCTTCATGACAAAGGCAAAATGGTGGAAGTGCTCACTGTTGACAACCACTGCGACGGTCCATACATCTACCTGCGCCTGCTGAAAGATGATCCGGAGCGTGCGGCAGAGGTCCTGGAACTCCTGCAGATGAACCGGGGTAACTCCACCGGCATAGGCTTTGGATGCGTTTCATGGGACGGTTCTGTCCACCCCGACCAGTTCTGGAGGCATTACAGCTTTGGTAATGTAAAGGAGCGCAGGTTCAGTGAGATATGGAAAGACACGTCCGATGCTCTTATGGCAGGCCTGAAGGAACGCAAACCCCTGATAAAGGCAAATGCTGACAGATGTGCTAAATGCAAGTGGTTCGACGTGTGCAATGGCAATTTCCGTGTGCGTGCGGAAGCAGTGTTCAATAATGTATGGGCCGACGACCCGGCATGTTACCTGACAGAAGAGGAAATAGGATACAGTAACGACGTCTGA
- the hisD gene encoding histidinol dehydrogenase, which translates to MLYKRLSEMNSEEMDRLINRGGELADVRETVASILEDVKRKGDEALRMYTRKFDGADVDILEVSTAEIDEAMRSVDPSLLRHLEFAAGNIRKFHEAQMPERIWFMELSPGIELGQKFTPLESVGAYVPGGRASYPSTALMTIIPAKVAGVKSVVMCTPPGADGRINPLTLAAARIAGADHVYKVGGVQAIGAMAYGTETIRGVSKIVGPGNVYVTAAKMQVRDKAEIDFPAGPSEVLIIADDSADARMAASDIIAQAEHDPNAVSVLVTTSAQLAEDVYKEVLEQAARTTRSEIVKSSLENAAILLAGSLDACITFSNDFAPEHLEIMVYEPDSVLEMIENAGSIFVGNYAPVPVGDYASGTNHVLPTAGYAKIYSGLNIAHFMKCASIQKISKQGLETLKDAVISIAEKEGLTGHADSIRTRFSN; encoded by the coding sequence ATGCTTTATAAACGATTATCTGAAATGAACAGTGAAGAAATGGACCGACTCATAAACCGCGGCGGGGAACTTGCAGACGTGAGGGAAACTGTCGCATCCATATTGGAGGATGTGAAACGCAAGGGCGATGAGGCCCTTCGCATGTACACCAGGAAGTTTGACGGTGCTGATGTGGATATTCTCGAAGTGTCCACCGCAGAGATCGATGAGGCTATGAGAAGTGTCGATCCTTCCCTGCTCAGACACCTTGAGTTTGCTGCCGGCAATATCAGGAAGTTCCACGAGGCACAGATGCCGGAAAGAATATGGTTCATGGAACTATCTCCCGGTATAGAACTTGGCCAGAAGTTCACTCCGCTGGAAAGCGTGGGTGCATACGTGCCAGGCGGGCGTGCTTCCTATCCTTCCACGGCCCTTATGACCATCATCCCTGCCAAGGTCGCAGGCGTGAAGAGTGTGGTGATGTGCACGCCTCCGGGAGCTGATGGCAGGATTAATCCCCTGACCCTTGCGGCAGCCAGGATAGCAGGTGCTGACCATGTGTACAAGGTGGGTGGTGTGCAGGCTATAGGGGCCATGGCATACGGGACCGAAACGATCCGCGGTGTAAGCAAGATAGTCGGCCCCGGCAATGTTTATGTGACCGCTGCGAAGATGCAGGTAAGGGATAAGGCTGAGATCGATTTCCCCGCCGGACCAAGTGAGGTCCTTATTATAGCTGACGACTCGGCGGACGCGCGCATGGCCGCTTCGGATATCATCGCCCAGGCTGAGCACGATCCCAATGCAGTTTCCGTTCTGGTGACAACTTCGGCGCAACTTGCGGAAGATGTATATAAAGAAGTACTGGAGCAAGCCGCAAGGACCACGAGGTCGGAAATAGTGAAAAGCTCCCTGGAAAATGCTGCAATTCTCCTCGCTGGATCTCTTGACGCATGTATCACCTTTTCGAACGATTTTGCGCCTGAGCACCTGGAGATAATGGTTTATGAGCCGGATTCTGTACTTGAGATGATAGAGAACGCAGGCTCCATATTCGTGGGCAACTATGCTCCGGTACCCGTGGGCGACTACGCCTCGGGCACCAATCACGTGCTGCCGACAGCGGGCTATGCGAAGATATACTCCGGGCTCAACATCGCTCATTTCATGAAGTGTGCAAGTATACAGAAAATCAGCAAGCAGGGGCTTGAAACTCTTAAGGACGCAGTCATCTCGATAGCTGAAAAAGAAGGTCTTACTGGTCATGCAGATTCGATAAGAACTCGGTTCAGTAACTAA
- a CDS encoding uroporphyrinogen-III C-methyltransferase: MTINGKVYLVGSGPGDPELLTLKARRLIDSADVVVYDQLPGKMILDSIPAGTEKIDAGKHAGDHTLKQDEINNVIIKKAREGKNVVRLKGGDPYMFGRGGEEAQELIEAGIGFEIVPGITSAIAVPAYAGIPVTHRDHASMVTFITGHEDPTKDESALDWETLAKFDGTIVVFMGVKMLERNVSELIKNGKDPQTPVALIERGTRPDQRVTIGVLENIASIAKEKNVKAPAITVIGTVVKLHDELGEQILSDW; this comes from the coding sequence ATGACCATAAATGGAAAAGTGTATCTGGTGGGCTCAGGGCCCGGCGACCCGGAGCTTTTGACGCTGAAAGCACGAAGGTTAATAGATTCTGCCGATGTAGTTGTCTATGATCAGCTCCCGGGAAAGATGATCCTTGATTCCATTCCTGCAGGCACGGAGAAGATAGACGCAGGGAAACATGCGGGTGATCATACCCTCAAGCAGGATGAGATCAATAATGTTATTATTAAAAAGGCCAGGGAGGGTAAGAATGTCGTCCGCCTTAAAGGGGGAGACCCTTACATGTTCGGGCGCGGTGGAGAGGAAGCCCAGGAACTGATCGAGGCAGGGATAGGGTTTGAGATAGTCCCCGGGATAACTTCCGCAATAGCTGTGCCTGCATATGCCGGCATACCTGTGACCCACAGGGACCATGCTTCCATGGTCACATTCATCACCGGGCACGAAGACCCCACCAAGGACGAGAGCGCCCTGGATTGGGAAACCCTTGCAAAATTCGACGGCACTATAGTGGTATTCATGGGTGTCAAGATGCTTGAGAGAAACGTCAGCGAACTCATAAAGAACGGTAAGGACCCGCAGACCCCTGTTGCGCTTATTGAGAGAGGTACCCGTCCCGACCAGCGTGTGACCATTGGTGTCCTTGAGAACATCGCATCCATAGCGAAGGAAAAGAATGTAAAGGCGCCTGCTATCACTGTCATTGGCACTGTAGTAAAGCTTCACGATGAGCTCGGTGAACAGATCCTTTCGGACTGGTGA
- a CDS encoding tryptophan synthase subunit beta, with product MDHTKILLDENDMPKKWYNILADLPVEPPLNPATREPMNPKDLEPIFAKELIKQEMSSERYITIPEEIREIYKLWRPSPLYRAHRLEKMLGTPAKIYYKNEGVSPAGSHKPNTAIAQAYYNMKEGTERISTETGAGQWGSALSLSCNYFDIECKVYMVRSSYYQKPYRKSLINLWGATVVPSPSPDTQFGRKVLEMYPDTTGSLGIAISEAIEDAALNDNTKYALGSVLNHTCLHQTVVGLETQKQFELTEDYPDIVIGCCGGGSNLAGVSLPYIRDNIEGKTDTRIIAVEPSACPTLTEGKFEYDFGDMAQMTPLLKMFTLGSSFIPPAIHAGGLRYHGASPIVSKLVADKYMEARSYHQIEVFDAAVTFARSEGIAPAPESSHAIKAAVDEAIKCKQTGEEKTILFNLSGHGHFDMGSYDKYFSGELTNE from the coding sequence ATGGATCATACAAAAATACTACTTGACGAAAACGACATGCCAAAGAAATGGTATAACATCCTTGCCGACCTGCCGGTAGAACCGCCTTTGAATCCGGCTACCAGGGAGCCAATGAACCCCAAGGACCTTGAGCCTATATTTGCAAAAGAGCTCATCAAACAGGAGATGAGCTCCGAGAGATATATCACTATCCCGGAAGAAATCCGCGAGATATACAAACTGTGGAGGCCTTCTCCGCTGTACAGGGCACACAGGCTTGAGAAGATGCTTGGAACTCCTGCAAAGATATATTACAAGAACGAAGGCGTAAGCCCTGCAGGAAGCCACAAGCCAAATACTGCTATAGCGCAGGCATATTACAATATGAAAGAGGGTACCGAAAGGATCAGTACCGAGACTGGTGCCGGACAGTGGGGCAGCGCACTGTCGCTCTCATGCAATTATTTCGACATCGAATGTAAGGTTTACATGGTGCGCTCCAGCTACTACCAGAAACCTTACAGAAAATCCCTCATCAATCTCTGGGGAGCAACAGTCGTGCCATCCCCCAGCCCGGACACACAGTTTGGAAGGAAGGTGCTTGAGATGTATCCGGACACAACCGGCAGTCTGGGTATAGCCATCAGTGAGGCTATCGAGGACGCAGCTCTCAATGACAATACCAAGTATGCGCTTGGAAGCGTACTGAACCATACATGCCTCCACCAGACAGTCGTGGGCCTGGAGACCCAGAAGCAGTTCGAGCTGACCGAAGACTATCCGGACATCGTCATCGGATGCTGTGGCGGAGGAAGCAACCTGGCTGGTGTGAGCCTGCCCTACATCAGGGACAACATTGAAGGTAAGACTGACACAAGGATCATAGCCGTTGAGCCATCAGCATGCCCAACTCTCACGGAAGGTAAATTTGAGTACGACTTCGGTGATATGGCACAGATGACACCCCTGCTCAAGATGTTCACACTTGGATCAAGTTTCATACCACCTGCCATCCACGCAGGAGGCCTGAGATACCATGGCGCTTCTCCTATAGTCAGCAAACTTGTAGCTGACAAATACATGGAAGCCAGGTCCTATCATCAGATAGAGGTATTCGATGCGGCTGTGACATTCGCCCGCAGCGAGGGAATTGCCCCTGCCCCTGAATCTTCACACGCCATCAAAGCAGCTGTGGATGAAGCTATCAAATGCAAGCAGACCGGTGAAGAGAAGACCATCCTTTTCAATCTCAGCGGTCACGGTCACTTTGATATGGGCTCGTACGATAAATATTTCTCAGGCGAACTCACTAACGAGTAA
- a CDS encoding mannosyl-3-phosphoglycerate phosphatase has translation MRYIVFTDLDGTLIDHDTYSYEAAKPAIDELKQRNIPLIFCTSKTRAEIEVYVKELESSYPFISENGGGIFIPKGYFEADHPVSKTQGTYDVIELGTAYDTLRHVLTGIRSHEGIHVTGFGDMDAREVSEDTGLDIESATLAKMREYDEAFKLEGDEEEAVKLAELIMARGLNYTRGGRYWHILGDNDKGKAVNILTRLYRKDYGEIRTIGLGDSQNDLPMLRAVDMPVLVQKHDGKHDPKIDDPGINRVEGIGPVGWNKAIMSIMEDIWTSDS, from the coding sequence ATGAGATACATAGTTTTCACCGACCTTGACGGAACTTTGATAGACCATGACACATACTCCTATGAAGCTGCAAAACCTGCTATTGACGAGCTAAAACAAAGGAACATACCGCTCATATTCTGCACCAGCAAGACCCGTGCCGAAATAGAGGTATATGTAAAGGAACTGGAGTCTTCCTATCCTTTCATATCAGAGAATGGGGGAGGCATATTTATCCCCAAGGGATACTTCGAGGCAGATCATCCGGTTTCAAAGACCCAAGGCACCTACGATGTGATAGAGCTCGGGACAGCCTACGACACGCTCAGGCATGTCCTTACAGGCATCAGAAGCCATGAGGGAATACATGTGACAGGATTCGGGGACATGGATGCCAGAGAAGTAAGCGAGGACACAGGGCTTGATATTGAGTCAGCAACCCTTGCCAAGATGCGTGAGTATGACGAGGCTTTCAAACTGGAAGGAGACGAAGAAGAAGCCGTAAAACTGGCAGAACTTATAATGGCACGGGGTCTCAACTACACAAGGGGGGGCAGGTACTGGCATATCCTGGGAGACAATGACAAAGGAAAGGCTGTGAATATCCTCACCCGCCTTTACAGGAAAGATTACGGAGAGATCAGGACTATAGGACTGGGGGATAGCCAAAACGACCTCCCCATGCTGCGTGCGGTTGACATGCCTGTCCTGGTACAGAAGCACGATGGTAAACACGACCCAAAGATAGACGATCCAGGAATTAACAGGGTAGAGGGAATCGGGCCTGTTGGATGGAATAAGGCAATAATGAGTATTATGGAAGACATCTGGACATCAGATAGTTGA